From the Panthera leo isolate Ple1 chromosome C1, P.leo_Ple1_pat1.1, whole genome shotgun sequence genome, one window contains:
- the NDUFB3 gene encoding NADH dehydrogenase [ubiquinone] 1 beta subcomplex subunit 3 isoform X2, whose translation MASLLSCDMAHGHGHEHGHGKLKLPDYKQWKIEGTPLETVQEKLAARGLRDPWGRNEAWRYMGGFANNVSFVGALLKGFKWGFAAFVVAVGAEYYLESQKKEKKHH comes from the exons ATGGCCTCTCTGCTTTCCTGCG ACATGGCCCATGGACATGGACATGAACATGGTCATGGTAAACTAAAACTTCCAGATTATAAACAATGGAAGATAGAAGGGACACCATTAGAAACTGTCCAGGAGAAGCTGGCTGCACGAGGGCTAAGGGATCCATGGGGCCG caatGAAGCTTGGAGATACATGGGTGGCTTTGCAAACAATGTTTCCTTTGTTGGTGCATTATTAAAAGGATTCAAATGGGGATTTGCTGCATTTGTGGTAGCTGTAGGGGCTGAATATTACCTGGAGTcccagaaaaaagagaagaagcatCATTGA
- the NDUFB3 gene encoding NADH dehydrogenase [ubiquinone] 1 beta subcomplex subunit 3 isoform X3: protein MKSWDMAHGHGHEHGHGKLKLPDYKQWKIEGTPLETVQEKLAARGLRDPWGRNEAWRYMGGFANNVSFVGALLKGFKWGFAAFVVAVGAEYYLESQKKEKKHH from the exons ATGAAGTCCTGGG ACATGGCCCATGGACATGGACATGAACATGGTCATGGTAAACTAAAACTTCCAGATTATAAACAATGGAAGATAGAAGGGACACCATTAGAAACTGTCCAGGAGAAGCTGGCTGCACGAGGGCTAAGGGATCCATGGGGCCG caatGAAGCTTGGAGATACATGGGTGGCTTTGCAAACAATGTTTCCTTTGTTGGTGCATTATTAAAAGGATTCAAATGGGGATTTGCTGCATTTGTGGTAGCTGTAGGGGCTGAATATTACCTGGAGTcccagaaaaaagagaagaagcatCATTGA
- the NDUFB3 gene encoding NADH dehydrogenase [ubiquinone] 1 beta subcomplex subunit 3 isoform X1: MVCGPPKSHDMAHGHGHEHGHGKLKLPDYKQWKIEGTPLETVQEKLAARGLRDPWGRNEAWRYMGGFANNVSFVGALLKGFKWGFAAFVVAVGAEYYLESQKKEKKHH, from the exons ATGGTTTGTGGCCCTCCAAAGAGCCATG ACATGGCCCATGGACATGGACATGAACATGGTCATGGTAAACTAAAACTTCCAGATTATAAACAATGGAAGATAGAAGGGACACCATTAGAAACTGTCCAGGAGAAGCTGGCTGCACGAGGGCTAAGGGATCCATGGGGCCG caatGAAGCTTGGAGATACATGGGTGGCTTTGCAAACAATGTTTCCTTTGTTGGTGCATTATTAAAAGGATTCAAATGGGGATTTGCTGCATTTGTGGTAGCTGTAGGGGCTGAATATTACCTGGAGTcccagaaaaaagagaagaagcatCATTGA
- the NDUFB3 gene encoding NADH dehydrogenase [ubiquinone] 1 beta subcomplex subunit 3 isoform X4: MAHGHGHEHGHGKLKLPDYKQWKIEGTPLETVQEKLAARGLRDPWGRNEAWRYMGGFANNVSFVGALLKGFKWGFAAFVVAVGAEYYLESQKKEKKHH; the protein is encoded by the exons ATGGCCCATGGACATGGACATGAACATGGTCATGGTAAACTAAAACTTCCAGATTATAAACAATGGAAGATAGAAGGGACACCATTAGAAACTGTCCAGGAGAAGCTGGCTGCACGAGGGCTAAGGGATCCATGGGGCCG caatGAAGCTTGGAGATACATGGGTGGCTTTGCAAACAATGTTTCCTTTGTTGGTGCATTATTAAAAGGATTCAAATGGGGATTTGCTGCATTTGTGGTAGCTGTAGGGGCTGAATATTACCTGGAGTcccagaaaaaagagaagaagcatCATTGA